The following coding sequences lie in one Apium graveolens cultivar Ventura chromosome 3, ASM990537v1, whole genome shotgun sequence genomic window:
- the LOC141714897 gene encoding putative ADP-ribosylation factor GTPase-activating protein AGD15, which translates to MWVSKTATQPNPLDFQNDPSFHILAEGTIKTAIPKKARKYSLEEDAMTELMSQVAPTTRPVHGASLSMDLTSTDFFIAPIAEPRLDTSSTKSDAGTDLFSLLYVSEGKHDRTVVPPSRWATFDCKNTF; encoded by the exons ATGTGGGTTTCCAAAACTGCAACACAACCAAATCCATTGGATTTTCAAAATGACCCAAGTTTTCATATTTTAGCAGAAGGCACAATCAAGACTGCCATTCCAAAGAAAGCAAGAAAATATTCCTTGGAGGAAGATGCTATGACTGAGCTCATGTCACAAGTTGCACCTACAACAAGGCCTGTACACGGG GCTTCACTTTCAATGGATTTGACGAGCACAGATTTTTTTATAGCTCCAATTGCCGAGCCTAGACTTGATACATCTTCAACAAAGAGTGACGCTGGTACAGATCTTTTTAGTTTGCTCTATGTCTCAGAGGGAAAACATGATCGTACTGTTGTACCTCCATCCCGCTGGGCAACTTTTGATTGTAAGAATACTTTTTGA
- the LOC141713187 gene encoding putative ADP-ribosylation factor GTPase-activating protein AGD15, with amino-acid sequence MSEKASVSKELNLKHTKILDGLLKLPENKECADCRSRAPRWASVNLGIFICMQCSGIHRSLGVHISKVRSATLDTWLPEQIAFMQYMGNGKANSYWEAELPQNYERGDY; translated from the exons ATGAGTGAGAAAGCTTCTGTGTCTAAGGAACTCAATCTCAAACACACCAAG ATATTGGACGGCCTTCTTAAGCTGCCAGAAAATAAGGAGTGTGCAGATTGCCGCAGCAG GGCTCCAAGATGGGCAAGCGTGAATCTCGGAATATTTATATGCATGCAGTGCTCGGGAATACATCGAAGTCTTGGAGTACACATATCGAAG gTAAGATCTGCAACACTTGATACTTGGCTTCCAGAGCAGATTGCCTTCATGCAGT ATATGGGCAATGGTAAGGCAAACAGTTACTGGGAAGCTGAATTGCCACAAAACTACGAAAGGGGTGACTATTGA